From Rhodanobacteraceae bacterium, the proteins below share one genomic window:
- a CDS encoding ATP-dependent protease La Type I — protein MPTESKESLTATLELPVLPLRDVVVYPHMVIPLFVGREKSMKALEAAMEGDSRILLVAQKQPETDDPGETDLHAIGTIGSVLQLVKLPDGTVKVLVEGQSRGQLHGCLETEGMLRAHVAPLQPVFDRPAVELETAARMLVSLFEQLVRQSRKLPPEVLTGLSGIDDLSRLADSIAAHLSVRLADKQKVLDTLSVGARTEMLVGLVESELDLQQVEKRIRGRIKTQMEKSQREYYLNEQMKAIQKELGDIEEGGNDIDALAKKIDDAGMPKEVLAKARAEFNKLKHMPPMSAEATVVRNYLDWLTGVPWKKRSKVRKDLRMAEQVLDEDHYGLEKVKERILEYLAVQQRVNKIKGPILCLVGPPGVGKTSLGHSIARATGRKFVRQSLGGVRDEAEIRGHRRTYIGSLPGRIVQNMSKVGTRNPLFMLDEIDKMAMDFRGDPSAALLEVLDPEQNHAFNDHYLEVDFDLSEVMWIATANSMNIPGPLLDRMEVIRIPGYTEDEKVAIATKYLLPKQIKAAGLKENELSVTEGSLRDIIRYYTRESGVRNLERELAKICRKVVKELTLAEAGKPAKKPADAKTTEAVPAKAKPAAKKRAPAAVKVDSKNLDKYLGVRRHDFGRREQQNEVGLVTGLAWTSVGGELLSIEASVVPGKGKLTLTGQLGDVMKESIQAAQSVVRARSQRLGIESDFHDKYDIHVHVPEGATPKDGPSAGIAMCTALVSALTKIPVRSEIAMTGEITLRGRVLPIGGLKEKLLAAHRGGITTVVIPEENRKDLAEIPKNITEALTIHPVRWIDQVLDLALERPLTPLPEPARVEPATVAPETVHESAEDSTASRTH, from the coding sequence ATGCCAACCGAATCCAAAGAATCCCTGACCGCCACCCTTGAGCTGCCCGTGCTGCCGTTGCGCGACGTGGTGGTGTATCCGCACATGGTGATCCCGCTGTTCGTCGGCCGCGAGAAGTCGATGAAGGCGCTGGAAGCCGCAATGGAAGGTGACAGCCGCATCCTGCTGGTTGCGCAGAAACAGCCCGAAACGGATGATCCGGGTGAAACCGACCTGCATGCGATCGGCACCATCGGCAGCGTGCTGCAGCTGGTGAAGCTGCCGGACGGCACCGTCAAGGTGCTGGTGGAAGGCCAGTCGCGCGGCCAGTTGCACGGCTGCCTCGAAACCGAGGGCATGTTGCGCGCGCACGTGGCGCCGCTGCAGCCGGTGTTCGACCGGCCCGCCGTGGAACTGGAAACCGCGGCGCGCATGCTGGTGAGCCTGTTCGAACAACTCGTCCGCCAGAGCCGCAAGCTGCCGCCGGAAGTGCTGACCGGACTTTCCGGCATCGACGATCTTTCGCGCCTCGCCGATTCGATCGCGGCGCATCTTTCCGTGCGCCTCGCCGACAAGCAGAAGGTGCTGGACACGCTCAGCGTAGGCGCGCGCACCGAAATGCTGGTGGGCCTGGTGGAAAGCGAGCTCGACCTGCAGCAGGTCGAGAAGCGCATCCGCGGACGCATCAAGACGCAGATGGAGAAGAGCCAGCGCGAGTACTACCTCAACGAGCAGATGAAGGCGATCCAGAAGGAACTGGGCGACATCGAGGAAGGCGGCAACGACATCGATGCACTGGCCAAGAAGATCGACGACGCTGGCATGCCGAAGGAAGTGCTCGCGAAGGCCAGGGCCGAGTTCAACAAGCTGAAGCACATGCCGCCGATGTCGGCCGAAGCCACGGTGGTACGCAATTACCTCGATTGGCTGACCGGCGTGCCGTGGAAGAAGCGCAGCAAGGTGCGCAAGGATCTGCGCATGGCCGAGCAGGTGCTGGACGAGGATCACTATGGCCTGGAGAAGGTCAAGGAGCGCATCCTCGAATACCTCGCCGTGCAGCAGCGCGTGAACAAGATCAAGGGCCCGATCCTGTGCCTGGTCGGTCCGCCGGGCGTGGGCAAGACTTCGCTGGGCCATTCGATCGCGCGCGCGACCGGCCGCAAGTTCGTGCGCCAGAGCCTGGGCGGCGTGCGCGACGAGGCCGAGATCCGCGGCCACCGCCGCACCTACATCGGTTCATTGCCGGGCCGCATCGTCCAGAACATGTCCAAGGTCGGGACCCGCAACCCGTTGTTCATGCTGGACGAGATCGACAAGATGGCGATGGATTTCCGTGGCGATCCGTCGGCGGCATTGCTGGAAGTGCTCGATCCCGAACAGAACCACGCTTTCAATGATCATTACCTCGAGGTCGACTTCGATCTTTCCGAGGTGATGTGGATCGCCACCGCCAACTCGATGAACATTCCGGGTCCCTTGCTGGACCGCATGGAAGTCATCCGCATCCCGGGTTACACCGAGGACGAGAAGGTCGCGATCGCGACGAAATACCTGCTGCCGAAACAGATCAAGGCCGCGGGATTGAAGGAAAACGAACTCTCGGTGACCGAAGGTTCGCTGCGCGACATCATCCGCTACTACACGCGCGAATCCGGCGTGCGCAACCTGGAGCGCGAACTCGCCAAGATCTGCCGCAAGGTGGTCAAGGAATTGACGCTCGCCGAAGCCGGCAAGCCCGCGAAGAAGCCTGCGGATGCGAAGACGACCGAGGCCGTGCCCGCCAAGGCCAAGCCGGCGGCGAAGAAGCGCGCGCCCGCCGCGGTCAAGGTGGATTCGAAGAACCTCGACAAATACCTCGGCGTGCGGCGTCACGATTTCGGCCGCCGCGAACAGCAGAACGAGGTCGGCCTGGTGACCGGGCTCGCGTGGACATCGGTCGGTGGCGAACTGCTCAGCATCGAAGCCAGCGTGGTGCCGGGCAAGGGCAAGCTCACGCTCACCGGCCAGCTCGGCGACGTGATGAAGGAATCTATCCAGGCCGCGCAGTCGGTGGTGCGCGCGCGCAGCCAGCGGCTCGGCATCGAATCGGATTTCCACGACAAGTACGACATCCACGTGCACGTGCCGGAAGGCGCGACGCCGAAAGATGGACCGAGCGCAGGCATCGCGATGTGCACCGCGCTGGTGTCGGCGCTCACGAAAATTCCGGTGCGTTCGGAAATCGCGATGACCGGCGAAATCACCCTGCGCGGCCGCGTGCTGCCGATCGGAGGGCTCAAGGAAAAATTGCTGGCCGCGCATCGCGGCGGCATCACCACGGTGGTCATTCCCGAAGAAAACAGGAAGGACCTCGCCGAAATCCCGAAGAACATCACCGAGGCGTTGACCATCCATCCGGTGCGTTGGATCGACCAGGTGTTGGACCTCGCGCTGGAGCGTCCGCTGACGCCGTTGCCCGAACCCGCGCGCGTCGAACCTGCCACCGTGGCGCCCGAGACGGTGCACGAATCGGCGGAAGACAGCACCGCCTCGCGCACACATTGA
- a CDS encoding DksA family protein, whose amino-acid sequence MAKAKQHAAKRSPKAAKPAAKKAKAKPVKKPVAKAARKAPAKVARKVAKAAPKKAKPAKSAKPSARKVAKTSHAAKPAKPAAPKKAAHAHESVKHETKAAAPAQHAHAPARAPVRKPVHVKPAGGVAARLNVAAGADEQTITREDGRYALPSTVNIDLPKNYRPSEKEEYMSPRQLAYFRQKLKDWRDQLVEESRQTMENLREEVRDVGDDAERATRETENSLELRTRDRYRKLISKIEKALRKIEEGRYGYCEETDEEIGLERLEARPIATLSLDAQERREHLQKQMGD is encoded by the coding sequence ATGGCAAAAGCGAAGCAACACGCCGCCAAGCGCAGCCCCAAGGCAGCCAAGCCCGCGGCCAAGAAGGCCAAGGCCAAGCCGGTCAAGAAGCCCGTCGCCAAGGCGGCGCGCAAGGCGCCCGCCAAGGTCGCGCGGAAAGTCGCGAAGGCCGCACCGAAAAAGGCCAAACCGGCGAAGTCCGCCAAGCCTTCGGCCAGGAAGGTCGCGAAGACGAGCCACGCGGCCAAACCTGCCAAGCCGGCGGCGCCGAAGAAGGCGGCCCACGCCCACGAGTCCGTCAAGCACGAGACCAAGGCTGCGGCGCCCGCGCAGCACGCGCATGCGCCGGCGCGCGCGCCCGTGCGCAAGCCCGTGCATGTCAAACCAGCCGGCGGCGTGGCGGCGCGACTGAACGTCGCGGCCGGCGCCGACGAGCAGACCATCACCCGCGAAGACGGCCGCTATGCACTGCCGTCCACCGTCAACATCGACCTGCCGAAGAACTACCGGCCAAGCGAGAAAGAGGAATACATGAGTCCGCGGCAACTGGCGTATTTCCGCCAGAAGCTGAAGGACTGGCGCGACCAGCTGGTCGAGGAATCGCGACAGACGATGGAAAACCTGCGCGAGGAAGTGCGCGACGTCGGTGACGACGCCGAGCGCGCGACTCGCGAAACCGAGAACTCGCTGGAGCTGCGCACCCGCGACCGCTACCGCAAGCTGATTTCCAAGATCGAGAAGGCGCTGCGCAAGATCGAGGAAGGCCGCTACGGCTATTGCGAGGAAACCGACGAGGAAATCGGCCTCGAACGCCTCGAAGCGCGCCCGATCGCCACGTTGTCGCTGGACGCACAGGAACGCCGCGAGCATCTGCAGAAGCAGATGGGCGATTGA
- a CDS encoding Peptidyl-prolyl cis-trans isomerase PpiD, translating into MLQFIRNLFKNWIVITIFGVLVVIAFLFFGIEGYFSQSNATWVAKVDGHEISQQDFQTAFNNYRQAQMNAPGNTMEAADFEKPEVKQQVLKLVINRQLLMDENDKLGVRVPDSEIRDQIASYPVFQVNGKFDSTTYLSYLAQVGKTAQEFQDSIRSDLASRELPQAIVGTAFSTKADAEGFLRLQLQQRDFSFVDLPPPAPTAEQQNVTDAQIADYYKAHTKDFMSPEQVSVNYIDLDAATMKVTPDLSDKALQARYDKEKSRFVSPAQWQVSHILIKLPANPTAAQKQEALAKAEKIDALAKAPGADFAKLAEQYSDDLGSKRQGGDLGWLQKGDAGPEFQAALDKMKKGEISAPVLTSDGYHIIDLRDVREGRTETFAQVRDQLAAEAAKNAREDAYRDIGGKLTDMIYNDPTSLKPAAQKLGLTVETTPLFGREGAKTGIAANPKVVKAAFSDIVLVQGNTSDPIDLGDNHMVVIHVDKHVPAAPKPLAQVSDQIKQAIIQQRVDASARTAAEAAFAKLQKGEKLDALAQASAQKVQQETGVTRNAENIDPDLLKAVFEMAHPAKDASTHALVPLKGGHYALVDLSAVKPGDTSKVPSEAQGFLREQMARAFGEADLQGFLDVLRKHAKIETAPQRL; encoded by the coding sequence ATGCTGCAATTCATCCGCAACCTGTTCAAGAACTGGATCGTCATCACCATCTTCGGCGTGCTGGTGGTCATCGCGTTCCTGTTCTTCGGCATCGAAGGCTACTTCAGCCAGAGCAACGCGACGTGGGTTGCCAAGGTCGATGGTCACGAAATTTCGCAGCAGGATTTCCAGACCGCCTTCAACAATTACCGTCAGGCGCAGATGAACGCGCCCGGCAACACGATGGAAGCGGCGGATTTCGAGAAGCCCGAGGTCAAGCAGCAGGTGCTGAAGCTGGTCATCAATCGGCAACTGCTGATGGACGAGAACGACAAGCTGGGCGTGCGCGTGCCGGATTCGGAAATCCGCGATCAGATCGCCTCGTATCCGGTGTTCCAGGTCAACGGCAAGTTCGATTCCACGACGTACCTGTCCTACCTCGCGCAGGTCGGCAAGACCGCGCAGGAATTCCAGGATTCGATCCGTTCCGATCTCGCCAGTCGCGAGCTTCCGCAGGCCATCGTCGGCACCGCTTTCAGCACCAAGGCCGACGCCGAAGGTTTCCTGCGCCTGCAGTTGCAGCAGCGCGATTTCAGTTTCGTCGACCTGCCGCCGCCGGCGCCGACCGCGGAACAGCAGAACGTCACCGACGCGCAGATCGCGGATTACTACAAGGCGCACACCAAGGACTTCATGAGTCCCGAGCAGGTTTCGGTGAATTACATCGACCTCGATGCGGCGACCATGAAGGTCACGCCGGATTTGAGCGACAAGGCGCTGCAGGCGCGCTACGACAAGGAGAAGTCGCGCTTCGTCAGCCCGGCGCAGTGGCAGGTGTCGCACATCCTGATCAAGCTGCCGGCGAATCCGACCGCCGCGCAGAAGCAGGAAGCCTTGGCCAAGGCCGAGAAGATCGATGCGCTGGCGAAGGCGCCCGGCGCCGATTTTGCCAAGCTGGCCGAACAGTATTCCGATGACCTGGGTTCCAAGCGCCAAGGCGGCGACCTCGGCTGGTTGCAGAAGGGCGATGCCGGCCCCGAATTCCAGGCCGCGCTCGACAAGATGAAGAAGGGCGAGATTTCAGCGCCGGTGCTGACCTCCGACGGCTACCACATCATCGACCTGCGCGACGTGCGCGAGGGTCGCACCGAAACCTTCGCGCAGGTGCGCGACCAATTGGCGGCCGAAGCGGCCAAGAACGCGCGCGAGGATGCCTACCGCGATATCGGTGGCAAGCTCACCGACATGATCTACAACGATCCGACCTCGCTGAAGCCTGCCGCGCAGAAACTCGGCCTGACCGTCGAGACCACGCCGCTGTTCGGACGCGAGGGCGCCAAGACCGGCATTGCCGCGAATCCGAAGGTGGTGAAAGCCGCGTTCTCCGACATCGTGCTGGTGCAGGGCAACACGTCCGATCCGATCGACCTCGGCGACAACCACATGGTCGTGATCCACGTCGACAAGCACGTCCCGGCGGCCCCGAAGCCGCTGGCGCAGGTGAGCGACCAGATCAAGCAGGCGATCATCCAGCAGCGCGTCGACGCCTCGGCCAGGACTGCGGCTGAAGCGGCTTTCGCGAAGCTGCAGAAGGGTGAGAAGCTGGACGCGCTCGCGCAGGCGTCGGCCCAGAAGGTCCAGCAGGAAACCGGCGTGACGCGCAATGCCGAGAACATCGATCCCGACCTGCTGAAGGCGGTGTTCGAAATGGCGCATCCGGCCAAGGACGCCAGTACCCACGCGCTGGTGCCGCTCAAGGGCGGTCATTACGCGCTGGTCGACTTGAGCGCCGTCAAGCCAGGCGATACGTCGAAGGTGCCGAGCGAAGCGCAAGGCTTCCTGCGCGAACAGATGGCGCGCGCGTTCGGCGAAGCCGACCTGCAAGGTTTCCTCGACGTGCTGCGCAAGCATGCCAAGATCGAGACCGCGCCGCAGCGGCTGTGA
- a CDS encoding Membrane protein insertion efficiency factor YidD — MNRALHPSLAAHPHVTRFLLFMIAAYKRLLSPLLGARCRFHPTCSSYARIAIARFGPWRGSVLAAWRILRCQPLCEGGFDPVPDHFTLRRCHEHQDSE, encoded by the coding sequence ATGAACCGGGCCCTGCACCCTTCGCTGGCGGCACATCCCCACGTGACACGCTTCCTGTTGTTCATGATAGCGGCGTACAAGCGCCTGCTGAGCCCGTTGCTCGGCGCGCGCTGCCGCTTCCATCCGACGTGCTCGTCATATGCGCGCATCGCCATCGCCCGATTCGGCCCGTGGCGCGGCAGCGTGCTTGCGGCATGGCGTATCCTGCGCTGCCAACCGCTGTGCGAAGGCGGGTTCGATCCCGTGCCCGATCATTTCACGCTGCGCCGCTGCCACGAACACCAGGACTCCGAATGA
- a CDS encoding Dihydroorotase, with amino-acid sequence MSNWLIKHAELVNEGRRFQADLRIRGQRIAEIGGDLAAHADEQVFDASGLWLLPGMIDDHVHFREPGYTAKADIASESRAAVAGGVTSFIDMPNTRPATLTHDLLEDKYAIASRTSLANYAFYFGASNDNLDAIRTLDPRLVPGVKVFLCESTGNLCVSDPTALEGVFRDSPVTVLVHCEDSHIIHANLDRAKAEYGDDIPMRLHPEIRSREACFESTKWAVETARRHGTRLHVLHVSTADELALFERGPIANKKITSETCVHFLRYSDTDYATLGGRIKCNPAIKAASDREGLTRGLADTRIDILATDHAPHLASEKANPYTSCPSGIPLIQFALQSALECVFRGDFTLERLVEAYAHAPATLFAIEQRGYLREGWFADLTLVDPNKPQTVRSDQVLSKCGWSPFEGDTFRASVAATFVNGHLAARNGKILDAPTGMRLTFDR; translated from the coding sequence ATGAGCAATTGGCTGATCAAGCACGCAGAACTCGTCAACGAAGGCCGCCGCTTCCAGGCCGACCTGCGCATCCGCGGCCAGCGCATCGCGGAAATAGGCGGCGACCTCGCCGCGCACGCGGACGAACAGGTATTCGACGCATCGGGCCTGTGGCTGCTGCCCGGCATGATCGACGACCACGTGCACTTCCGCGAACCGGGTTACACGGCGAAAGCCGATATTGCCTCGGAATCGCGCGCGGCGGTTGCGGGCGGCGTGACCAGTTTCATCGATATGCCGAACACCCGGCCCGCGACGCTGACGCACGATCTGCTGGAGGACAAATACGCGATCGCGTCGCGCACGTCGCTGGCCAACTACGCTTTTTACTTCGGCGCCAGCAACGACAATCTCGATGCGATACGCACGCTCGATCCGCGCTTGGTTCCGGGCGTGAAAGTGTTCCTCTGCGAATCGACGGGCAATCTCTGCGTCAGCGATCCGACGGCGCTGGAAGGCGTGTTCCGCGATTCGCCGGTGACGGTGCTGGTGCATTGCGAGGACAGCCACATCATCCACGCGAATCTCGATCGCGCAAAAGCCGAGTACGGCGACGACATCCCGATGCGCCTGCACCCGGAAATCCGTTCGCGCGAAGCGTGTTTCGAATCCACCAAGTGGGCGGTGGAAACCGCGCGCCGCCATGGCACGCGGTTGCACGTGCTGCACGTTTCAACCGCGGATGAATTGGCGCTGTTCGAGCGCGGGCCGATCGCGAACAAGAAAATCACGTCGGAAACCTGCGTGCATTTCCTGCGCTACAGCGACACCGATTACGCGACACTGGGCGGCAGGATCAAGTGCAATCCCGCGATCAAGGCGGCGTCCGATCGCGAAGGGCTGACACGTGGGCTTGCCGACACCCGCATCGACATCCTCGCCACCGACCATGCCCCGCACCTGGCTTCGGAAAAAGCCAATCCGTACACGAGCTGCCCGTCCGGCATTCCGCTGATCCAGTTCGCGCTGCAATCAGCGCTGGAATGCGTGTTCCGCGGCGACTTCACGCTGGAACGGCTGGTCGAAGCCTACGCGCACGCGCCCGCGACGCTGTTCGCGATCGAACAACGCGGCTACCTGCGCGAAGGCTGGTTCGCCGACCTGACGCTGGTCGATCCGAACAAACCGCAGACCGTGCGCAGCGACCAGGTGTTGTCGAAGTGCGGCTGGTCACCATTCGAAGGCGACACGTTCCGCGCCAGCGTCGCGGCGACGTTTGTCAACGGCCATCTGGCCGCGCGCAACGGAAAAATCCTCGACGCGCCAACAGGCATGCGGCTGACGTTCGATCGCTGA
- a CDS encoding Enoyl-[acyl-carrier-protein] reductase [NADH] has product MGFLEGKRALVTGILSNRSIAWGIAQALRREGAELALTYVDEKLRSRVDEAAAQLGTDIVLPCDVASDSDIEKLFESLGKRWDGLDILIHSIGFAPREALQGAFLDNLTRENFRIAHDISSYSLAALAKAARPLMKNRHGAILTLTYLGSERALASYNVMGLAKASLEANVRYLALNLGPEGTRVNAISAGPIKTLAASGVAGLRKMLEHVEQVSPLRRNVSIDDVGNAAAFLCSDLAAGITGEVVYVDAGYSTLGMAGLDTGA; this is encoded by the coding sequence ATGGGTTTCCTCGAAGGCAAGCGCGCACTCGTCACCGGCATCCTCAGCAACCGCTCGATCGCATGGGGCATCGCGCAGGCGCTGCGCCGCGAAGGCGCCGAACTCGCGCTGACCTACGTCGACGAGAAACTGCGCAGCCGCGTGGACGAAGCCGCCGCGCAGCTCGGCACGGATATCGTGCTGCCGTGCGACGTCGCCAGCGACAGCGACATCGAAAAGCTGTTCGAGAGCCTCGGCAAGCGCTGGGACGGACTCGACATCCTGATCCACTCGATCGGTTTCGCGCCGCGCGAAGCGCTGCAGGGCGCGTTCCTCGACAACCTGACGCGCGAAAACTTCCGCATCGCCCACGACATTTCCAGCTACAGCCTCGCCGCGCTGGCCAAGGCCGCGCGTCCGCTGATGAAGAATCGCCACGGCGCGATCCTTACGCTCACCTATCTGGGTTCCGAACGCGCGCTCGCCTCGTACAACGTGATGGGCCTTGCCAAGGCGAGCCTCGAAGCCAACGTGCGCTACCTCGCGCTCAATCTCGGCCCCGAAGGCACCCGCGTCAACGCGATTTCCGCGGGGCCCATCAAGACGCTGGCCGCGTCCGGTGTCGCCGGCCTGCGCAAGATGCTGGAACACGTCGAACAGGTCTCGCCGCTGCGCCGCAACGTCAGCATCGACGACGTCGGCAACGCCGCCGCATTCCTGTGCTCCGATCTCGCCGCCGGCATCACCGGCGAAGTCGTGTACGTGGATGCCGGCTACAGCACGCTGGGCATGGCGGGGTTGGATACCGGCGCCTGA
- a CDS encoding DNA-binding protein HU-beta: MNKAELINAIADHADLSKADAGRALDAVTDQIKRALKKGDDVSLVGFGTFVVRKRAARTGRNPRTGQTIKIKASKVPAFKAGKALKDALN; the protein is encoded by the coding sequence ATGAACAAAGCTGAGTTGATCAACGCAATCGCCGATCACGCCGATCTGTCCAAGGCCGATGCAGGCCGTGCGCTCGACGCCGTCACCGACCAGATCAAGCGTGCACTGAAGAAGGGCGACGACGTGTCGCTGGTCGGCTTCGGCACCTTCGTGGTGCGCAAGCGCGCCGCGCGTACCGGCCGCAACCCGCGCACCGGCCAGACGATCAAGATCAAGGCGTCCAAGGTGCCGGCGTTCAAGGCGGGCAAGGCGCTGAAGGATGCGCTGAACTGA